A stretch of the Uranotaenia lowii strain MFRU-FL chromosome 3, ASM2978415v1, whole genome shotgun sequence genome encodes the following:
- the LOC129756051 gene encoding tRNA modification GTPase GTPBP3, mitochondrial: MFPFVSRLIRRCYSTKDTIFGLSSGSGKCGVAVIRVSGEAASELVRRKTCNPKLPVPRKAVLRKIFHCNSRELIDRGLILWFPGPNSFTGEDSAEFHVHGGLAVINAMYESLGSFEGVRLAEAGEFTKRAFYAGKMDLTEVEGLADLIEAETEAQRKQALLQANGELSRLYNEMRERLLKCIAHVEAYIDFAEDQDVDDGVLDSVKREVETLTVDIQAHLNDHRRGERLRAGVRTAIIGAPNVGKSSFVNLISNRKVSIVTNIAGTTRDIIETHHDIGGYPVILADTAGLRAKTTDIVEHEGIERAKDYLSSADFLILIIDSENLNNLLKANSNNFETCLDSYLSSFGIGKKQFSSVRSLVIVNKSDLLDKEDLIRLETIPNIRLLSCYSKQGIEGVLNEMNQHLKQLCGNPTKESPNLSQQRHRYHLKRCVEYLDKYRRYLEQENYPDLAIATQHLRNATRCIGRITGTIDTEEILDVIFSSFCIGK, encoded by the exons ATGTTTCCGTTCGTCTCCAGGTTGATTCGAAGATGTTACTCAACAAAGGACACGATTTTTGGACTATCTTCTG GTTCCGGTAAATGTGGCGTGGCTGTGATACGCGTCTCGGGAGAAGCAGCCAGCGAGTTGGTTCGACGCAAAACATGCAATCCAAAGCTACCGGTTCCTAGGAAGGCCGTTCTTAGGAAGATTTTTCACTGCAATTCCCGTGAGCTGATCGACAGGGGACTGATCCTGTGGTTTCCGG GTCCAAATAGCTTCACAGGAGAAGATTCCGCCGAATTTCACGTTCACGGTGGCCTAGCTGTTATCAACGCCATGTACGAAAGTTTGGGATCCTTCGAAGGCGTTCGACTGGCGGAAGCAGGAGAGTTCACAAAGCGTGCTTTTTACGCCGGTAAAATGGATCTCACCGAGGTCGAAGGATTGGCCGATTTGATCGAAGCCGAAACGGAAGCTCAACGAAAGCAAGCACTGCTGCAAGCAAACGGAGAGTTGTCACGGTTGTACAATGAGATGCGAGAACGGTTGCTAAAATGTATCGCCCACGTGGAAGCATACATTGATTTCGCGGAAGATCAAGATGTGGATGATGGGGTCTTAGATTCCGTGAAACGTGAGGTAGAAACTTTGACAGTTGATATCCAAGCTCATCTAAATGATCACCGAAGGGGTGAGCGACTGAGAGCAGGAGTTAGAACGGCAATAATAGGGGCCCCAAATGTTGGAAAAAGTAGTTTCGTCAATTTAATCAGCAACAGGAAGGTCTCGATTGTTACCAATATTGCCGGTACAACCAGAGACATAATCGAAACTCATCACGATATTGGAGGGTATCCGGTAATTCTGGCTGATACGGCTGGTTTGCGAGCTAAAACAACTGATATAGTGGAGCACGAAGGTATTGAAAGAGCTAAAGATTACCTTAGTTCAGCAGACTTCTTGATCCTGATAATAGATtcggaaaatttgaacaatttactCAAAGCTAATAgtaacaattttgaaacttgTCTCGATTCATATTTGTCATCATTTGGAATAGGAAAGAAACAATTTTCCTCAGTCAGGTCATTGGTTATTGTTAACAAATCAGATCTTCTCGATAAAGAAGACCTTATACGGTTAGAAACCATTCCAAACATTAGACTTCTTTCCTGTTATTCTAAGCAAGGAATAGAAGGAGTACTGAATGAAATGAACCAACATTTGAAACAGTTATGTGGTAATCCAACCAAAGAAAGTCCCAATCTGAGTCAGCAAAGACATCGCTACCATTTGAAGCGATGCGTTGAGTATCTAGACAAGTATCGACGTTATTTGGAACAGGAAAACTATCCGGATCTAGCGATAGCAACTCAACATCTCAGAAACGCTACCAGATGCATCGGTAGAATTACGGGAACAATCGATACCGAAGAAATCTTAGATGTTATATTTAGCAGTTTTTGCataggaaaataa